A window of Kineococcus rhizosphaerae genomic DNA:
CCGAAGCAGCTATCCGAGATGATGGGTCACAGCAGCATCGGCGTGACCCTCAACCGGTACAGCCACCTGTACCCGGGCGACCTCCACCGATTCGCCGACGCTCTTGAGACAGCGGCAGCAGCGGCTCGGAGGCCGCGCGCAGAACAGTCGCAGAACGAGCCCGCGACGGCGGGTGATCGCCTGACGGTCGTAAAGGACCCGAAGGCCGTCTGACCTGCACAGATGCAGGTCAAGGCAGGTAAACGATCTAAGCAGTGACTGTCTCACTGAAAATCGGAAGGTCAGCGGTTCGACCCCGCTCCTGGCCACCTGGGATCGAGCTCACGAAGGCCCCGGCGCACTGCGCCGGGGCCTTCGTCGTGACCATCCGCTCACCGCCGGTCATTGGCAGCTCTCCGGCGGCACGTCGAAGATGCAGGGGCGACGACGCACTGTCCTCGGCGAGCGCACCGACCCGGCCGCCCTCGACGTCGCCCCGGGGACGGCCCTGGCACCCGGCCCGCACCGCGTCGAGGTCGTCGTGGACGGGGTGCGCTCGGGCCTGTGGACGGTCGCGGGATGACGGGGTTCGCGGACCACTGGGAGCACCTGCGCGCGGAGTTCGCGCTCCTGGAGCACACGTTCGAACCCGCCGCGCCGGAGCACGCCGACGACCTGGCCGAGCTGCGGGCCGCGATCGAGGACCGCGTCGCCGCCACCGACCCGGGGGGCGGCTGCCGCTGGCGCGGATCGTGCGCGCCGTGCCGCTGACCCCCTGGGAGACGACCCTCGTCGTGCTGTGCCTCGGCGTCGAGCTCGACGCGCGCTGGGCCGCGCGGCAGGGGGACGCGGTGCTGCGCCGGCCCGGGACGGGACTGGCCCTGGAGCTGCTCACCGACCTCGCCCCGGCGGCGCTCGTGCGCCTCGGCGTCCGCGGGGAGTCGTCCCTCGCGCAGCTGCATGTGGACCACGTGGCGGTCGACTTCGCGCTCGAGGGCGACGAGGAGATCGCGCGCCGGCTCGCGCGGGCGTGGCTGGACGCGCTCGTCGGCGCGTCGGTGCGGCCCTCACCGGGTCCCTCACCGGATCCGTGACGCGTCAGGACACCGGTGACGGTCGCCGGGCTGAGCCTCCGCCGGCCCGCGGGTCGGCCGTCGCCGGGGGTGGCCGTGGTCGGGTCGTCCGCGGCGGCCGGGCCGTCGGTCAGGTGGGTGGTGTCCTGGCCGGCCACCCGTGAGCGGGCACCCTGCAGCTCGGGTCCGACCGTGCGCCTCCTGCGGGCCGCCGCTCGGGCGTCGTCAGGAGCGCACGAGCCGGGCGATGGCGGCCGAGGCTTCCTTGATCTTCGCCTCAGCCTCCTCGCCGCCGTGGGCGATGGCGTCGCGGACGCAGTGGGCCAGGTGTTCTTCCAGCAGGCTCAGCGCGACGGCCTCCAGCGCCTTGGTGGCCGCCGAGACCTGGGTGAGGACGTCGATGCAGTAGGAGTCCTCCTCGACCATGCGCTGCAGGCCGCGGACCTGGCCTTCGATGCGGCGCAGCCGCTTCAACTGCGCGGTCTTGGTGTCGGCGTAACCGGGCGGCGTCGTGGGCGTGAGGGCCGTCATCGCTGTCTCCTCCTGCAGCTGGGGGTCTCCATCATCCGACCGATCACCCGTCCGACCGATCACCACTGACCCGATCGTGGGGCTCGGGCCGCGCAGCGAGCGTGGGAGCGGGCGTCACAGGCGCTGGGTGCGCAGCCGCAGCGCGTTGGTGATCACGCTGACCGAGGACAGCGCCATCGCGGCGGCGGCGATGACCGGGGAGAGCAGCAACCCGGACACCGGGTACAGGACACCGGCGGCGAGGGGGATGCCGGCGGCGTTGTAGACGAAGGCGAACAGCAGGTTCTGGCGGATGTTGCGCATCGTCAGCTGCGAGGTCCGCCGGGCCCGCACGATCGCGGTCAGGTCCCCCTGCAGCAGGGTCACCCCGGCGCTCTCCATCGCCACGTCGGTGCCCGAGCCCATCGCGATCCCGACGTCGGCTGCGGCCAGGGCGGGGGCGTCGTTGACGCCGTCGCCGGCCATGGCCACGACCCGGCCCTCGGCGCGCAGCCGCTGCACGACGTCGCTCTTGCGGTCGGGCAGCACCTCGGCCTCGACACGGTCGATGCCGAGGCCGGCCGCGACCGCCTGGGCGGTGACGCGGTTGTCGCCGGTGAGCATGACGATGTCCAGCCCGGCCTCGCGCAACTGCTGCAGTGCGGTGGCGGTGGAGTCCTTGACCTGGTCGGCGATGGCGATGACCGCACGGACCTCGTCCTCGACGGCGACGAGCACGGCGATGGCCCCGGTCGAACGAACCTCGTCGGCCACGGCCTGGGCGGGCCCGGCGTCCAGACCCATCGAGGACAGCAGCCCGGCGCTGCCGATGGCCACGCGCTGGCCGTCGACCACGCCGCTGACCCCGCGACCGGCGGGGGCTTCGAAGTCCTGCACGACCGGCACCGCCAGCCCCCGCTGCTGGGCGGCGCGGACGACGGCCTCGCCCAGCGGGTGCTCCGAACCCTTCTCGACGGCGGCGGCCAGGCGCAGCACCTCGGCCTCGACGGCTTCGTCATCGGTCGTGACGGCGGGGACCAGGATGACGCGGTCCACTGAGGGGCGGCCTTCGGTGAGGGTGCCGGTCTTGTCCACGACCAGGGTGTCGACCTTCTCCAGCCGTTCCAGTGCCTCGGCGTTCTTGATCAGCACTCCGGAGCGGGCACCGCGGCCGACCCCGACCATGATCGACATGGGTGTGGCCAGGCCCAGTGCGCACGGGCAGGCGATGATCAGGACCGCGACGGCCACGATCAGGGCGTGCGCCAGGCGCGGGTCGGGGCCGGCGACGGCCCAGACGACGAAGGCGATGACGGCCACGGCGATCACGACGGGCACGAAGACGGCTGAGACCTTGTCGGCCAGGCGCTGGATCGGGGCCCGGGAGCGTTGGGCCTCGGCGACCATGGCCACGATCCGGGACAGCATCGTGTCGCGCCCGACGGCGTCGGCGCGCACGATCAGCGACCCGGCGGAGTTGATGGTGCCGCCCAGCACCCGGTCCCCGTCGGTCTTGGTGACCGGCATCGACTCACCGGTCACCAGGGACTCGTCGACCGAGGAGCGGCCTTCGAGGACGGTGCCGTCGACGGGGACCTTCTCCCCGGGGCGGACCCGCAGCCGGTCTCCGAGACCGACGTCGTCGAGGTTGACTTCCGTCTCCTCGCCTGTGTCGTCGAGGCGGCGGGCGGTCTTGGGGGTCAGGTCCAGCAGGGCGCGGATGGCGCCGGAGGTCTGCTCCCGGGCCCGCAGTTCCAGCACCTGGCCCAGCAGGACCAGGACGGTGATGACGGCGGCGGCCTCGAAGTAGACGTCGACGGCGCCCATCTCGTCGTGGAAGGCAGCCGGGAAGATCCCGGGGGCGACGGTGGCCACGGTGCTGAACACCCAGGCCACGCCGGTGCCCATCGCGATGAGGGTGAACATGTTCAGGTGACGGGTGCGCACCGACGCCGCACCGCGGACGAAGAAGGGCCATCCGGCCCACAGCACCACCGGGGTGGCCAGGGCGAACTGGATCCAGGTGGAGACGTCGCTGGGAATCGCGTCGTGCACGGCGGGGATGAAGTGCCGGCCCATCTCCAGGGCGAAGACCGGCAGGGCCAGCGCGAGCCCGATCCAGAACCGGCGTCGCATGTCGATGAGTTCGTGGCTGGGGCCGGTCTGGGCGGTGATGACGACCGGTTCCAGGCCCATACCGCAGATGGGGCAGCTGCCGGGTCCGTCCTGGCGAACCTCCGGGTGCATCGGGCAGGTGTGCTCCACCGCCTCACCCGGACCGGCCTGCACGGCGACCTTGGTGCTGGTCCCGGCGTGGTCGTGACCGGCGTGGTCGTGATGCGTTGCGACGTAGCGGTCGGGGTCCTCACTGAACGCCGCTCGGCATCCCGGTGAGCAGAAGGAGTAGGTGGTCCCATCGTGCTCGGCTGACGTCGTCGTCGCCGGGTCGACGCTCATGCCGCACACGGGATCCACCGCTGACGGTCGGGTCTCCAGCCGCGGGTCGTCGTTGCGAGTAGCCATGTCCTGAGCATACCCCCCAGGGGTAACCGCGCAAGGGGTGCGCGCCTCCGGCGGAGGACAGCTCAGGGACGGCGCGGGGTACGACGGGAAGGGAACTGGAAGCCTCCCGATGCCTCACCCGGCCTCGACCGAGCAACGGCTGGTGGGTGGGCCAGGCCCACCCACCAGCCACCTGATCTCTGCTCAGCTTCGTCAGCCGAGGGCGGTGAGCATCTGCTTCATCTGCTCGATCTCGCCGCTCTGGCTCGTCACGATCGAGTCGGCCAGCTCCTGGGCCTGCGGGTTGGAACCTCGCTGCTGCTCGGTCTGGGCCATCTGCACCGCGCCGGTGTGGTGCTCGATCATCAGCTGCAGGAACACCCGGTCGAAGTCGGTGCCGGTGGCGTTCTGCAGCTGAGTCATCTGCTCCTCACTCGTCATCCCGGGCATCCCCGACGTCGAAGAGCGGTCCATGCCCTCCACACCACCGGCCGTGCCGCCGGTCATGGGGGTCATCGAGGGAGCGGCCGTGGCCGGTGCGCCCCAGGCGTTCAGCCAGGAGGTCATCTCCTCGATCTCCGGCCGCTGAGCGGCCTCGATCTCGGCCGCGAGGTCCTCGACCTGCTGGCTGGAGGCCTGGGTGGTGGCCATCTGCGCCATCTCGACAGCGCCCTGGTGGTGGACGATCATCATCTGGGCGAACATCACGTCCTGGTCGTCGTGCTCGGCGTCGACGCTGCTGGTGGCGCCGGCCGAGGGGCTCGCCGAGGTCGTCGAGGACTCCGAGGCCATCGAGGAGTGGTCCATCGAGCCGGCGTCGTCGCCGCCGCAGGCGGCCAGGACCAGCGACAGCGTCGCGGCGGCGCCGAGGGCGACCACCCGCGCGAGCGGACGGGCGGCGGGTCGGGTCGTGCGGGCGGCGCGGGTCGTGGGAGTAGTGGTGCGCATCAGAGGTACAGCTCCTCGGGTGAGTCACGGGTGGAAGGCACGACGGAGCAGCGCGTGGACGAGGTCGTCCACGACGCGCAGGGGTCGGCCTAGACCCGGATCACGCAGAGGCTGACGCGTGGCCAGTGCCACGGCGGCGGCCCGCGCCAGGGCGTGGCGGCGATGACCTGGTCCAGCCAGGGGTCGGTGAGCCGGTACGAGGGGCGCAGGGCCTGGGCCGTGGCCCAGGCGAGCAGGACCACCAGCAGCGCGACGCCGGCGGACAGGAACAGCACGCAGTCACCCGTCGAGCGGTGGTGCTCGTGGTCGGTGCCCTGCAGCGAGGTGACCGACTCGGCGTGGTCCACGGCCGGCGCAGGGCTGGTCGACACGGAGGCGCCGGGGACGGCGGTGTGGTGGCGGCTGACGGCGGCGGCCAGGACGTGCATCGCACACAGCCCCAGGACCACGGCGAGCACGAGCAGGACGCGCGGGACCGTGGAGGTCCAGACGGGTCTGCGGGTGCCGCTCACGACCCCAACGCTAACCCCTGGGGGGTATGCGTGCAGGAGGGCACCTCGGCCATGCACCCCGGGTGCTGCGTCGACGGTGGTGGCGGTGGCGTCGATGCCCGGGACTTGACGCCCACCGGCCTCTGACTCAGCATCTGCGCATGAGTGAAGATGCGAAGCGCTGCACGTTGGGCGTGGACAGTCAGTACGTCGAGGTGGCCGCGGAGGTCTTCTCCCTGTTGTCCGACCCCACCCGCATCCGCATCGTCCTGGCGCTGCGCGGACAGGAGCTGTCGGTGAACCACCTGGCCGACGTCGTCGGCAAGAGCCCCACGGCGGTGTCCCAGCACCTGTCCAAGCTGCGGTGGGGGCGGATGGTGGCCACCCGCCAGGACGGCAACCGCGTCTTCTACCGGCTGGTCGACGAGCACGCCCGCAACCTGGTCGCCGAGGCCGTCTACCAGGCCGAACACGCGCTGGAGCCGCAGACGGCTCACCAGCGCGCCGGAGTCGACGGTGCCCCCGTGCACACGCACCGGTCGGTGGGTGTCGACGCCCCGGCCACCTCCAGCCCGACGTCGACCGGGGAGTGCCCCGTCCGATGACCAGCGTCCTCGCCCCGCGTCCTGACCTGGAGCGGGCCGGCCGCGTGCTGCCGCGCCCGCCGTCGATCCTCCGCACCGGCCTCCAGCTCCCCGAGGTCCGCTGGGCCGGGCTGGCGCTGGTCCTGTTCCTCGTCGGCGGTGCGCTGCAGCTGACCGGAGCCCCGACCTGGGCGTACTGGGCCGCCTACCTCACCTGCTACGCCGCCGGTGGCTGGGAACCGGGCTGGGCCGGGCTGCAGGCCCTGCGCGAGAAGACCTTCGACGTCGACCTGCTCATGGTGCTGGCCGCCGTCGCCGCCGCCGGCATCGGCCAGGTGCTCGACGGGGCGCTGCTCATCGTCATCTTCGCCACCTCCGGGGCCGTCGAGGCGATCATCACCCAGCGCACCGCCGACTCCGTCAGCTCCCTGCTGACCCTGACCCCCGAGCAGGCCACCCGCCTGGACCCGGCCACCGGCACCGAGCAGGACGTCGACGTCGCCGACCTGGCCGTCGACGACCTCGTCCTGATCCGCCCCGGCGAACGCATCGGCGCCGACGGCACCGTCGTCGAGGGCCTGTCCGAGGTCGACCAGCAGGCCATCACCGGCGAGTCCGTCCCCGTCCCGCGCGGGCCCGGTGACGAGGTCCTGTCCGGGACCGTCAACGGCACCGGCGCCCTGCGGGTCCGGGTGCAGCGCGAGGCCGGCGAATCGGTCATCGCCCGCGTCGTGGCGATGGTCGAGCAGGCCTCGGCGACCAAGGCCACGACCCAGCTGTTCATCGAGAAGGTCGAGCAGCGGTACTCCCTGGGCGTGGTCGTCGCGACCCTCGTCGTGCTGGCCCTCCCGGTGGTCTTCCTCGACAGCTCGTTCGAGGACGCGCTGCTGCGGGCCATCACCTTCATGATCGTCGCCTCACCCTGTGCGGTGGTGCTCGCGACCATGCCGCCGCTGCTGTCGGCCATGGCCAACGCCGGCCGTCACGGGGTGCTGGTGAAGTCGGCGACGGTCATGGAGGCCGTCGGGCGCACCACGGTGTTCGCCTTCGACAAGACCGGCACCCTCACCGAGGGCACCCCCGAGGTCACCCGGGTCATCACCGCCGGACGCCTGAGCCGGGACCAGGTGCTGCGCACCGCCGCGGCCGCCGAGCAGTTCAGCGAACACCCCCTGGGCCGGGCCGTCCTCCGCGCAGCCCACGAACGCCGGCTGCAGATCCCGGCCGCGAGCGAGTTCCAGTCCCTGCCCGGACGCGGCGTCGTGGCCTCGGTCGACGGTCACGCGATCCGGGTCGAGCGGGCCGAGCACCCTCGAGGTGACGTCGGGATCGGCACCGTCGTGGGGGTGCACCTCGACGAGGCGCTGGTCGGGACGATCACCCTGGTCGACCGGCTGCGCCCGGACTCGGCGGCCGCGGTCGCCGCTGCGGCGGCACTGACCGGCAAGCCGGTGCACCTGCTCACCGGGGACGACGAACCGGCGGCCGCGGACGTCGCGGCCCGCACCGGGATCGGCGCCGTGCACGCCCGGCTGCTGCCGCAGGACAAGTCCCGCGTCGTCACGCAGTTGCAGGACGCCGGGGAGCGGGTCCTGCTCGTCGGGGACGGGGTGAACGACGCGCCGGCGTTGGCGACCGCGGCGGCGGGGGTGGCGATGGGCCGGCGCGGCTCGGACCTGGCGCTGGACACCTCTGACGCGGTCGTCGTGCGCGACGAGGTCGACGCCGTTCCCCGGCTGGTCGCCCTCTCGCGCCGGGCTCACCGGATCGTCGTGGCCAACCTCGTCGTCGCGGCCACCTTCATCGTGGTGCTGGTCACCTGGGACCTCGTCGGGCACCTGCCGCTGCCGTTGGCGGTGGCGGGGCACGAAGGGTCCACGGTGGTCGTGGCCCTGAACGGGCTGCGGCTGCTGCGGGCAGGTGCGTGGGAGCAGCGGTGTCTCGACGCAGGACCGTCACCGACGTCCTGACGCACGACGATCCCCCGCCGGGTCCCGCACCGGGTCCCCGACGTCGCGACGTCCGACCCGGGGGTCCCGGGAGCAGGGTGTGCGCCACGGTCCAGCTGCCGTCGGGGGCGACGCGCACGTCGAACGTGATGGCCTCGCCCTTGGCGACGTGGACGTCGTGGTGCAGCGAGGTCAGCACGTCGACGTGGTCGTACCCACCACCCTCCAGCGGGATCGCCAGCCGCCGTCCCCGAGCCGGACCTGCACGTCCGGCGTCAGGCCCTGGTCGCGCAGGGACCGCAGGAACAGCTCGATCCCCCGCCGCTGCGCCTGCTGCTCACGCCCTCGGGCGCGAGCAGGAGGCCGAGGAACTCCTCGGGACCGAACCCGGGGCCCACCAGGTGCGCGCGCTGCCAGCCGGCGACGAGGTCGGCGAGCCGGGCCGCCAGCCCGTGCGGGTCGGTGCCCAGCCCGCGGATGCCGCTCCCGCCCAGCGTGCAGCCCTCCAGGCCGACGCCCGGGACCTCCCCGCGGCTGAGGGACTCGCGCAGGGCCCCCTCGGCGAGGAACTCCGGCTGGGACACCTCCAGGGCGGTGAACACATCGACTGCGGACGCGGCGGGCAGGGGTCCGAGCGCCTGCGCGCGGGCGCGGGCGGCGTCGGACAGGGCCCGCGCCGACCCGGGTTCGGCGACGCTGCCCGCGGGGGCGGGCCGGCCGGGCGGCAGCACCTCGGGCTGGTCCCCGACAGGGGTGACCTCGAACCCGGACGCGCGCAGCACCTCGTCGGCCTTCACGGCCTCGACGCGCAACCGTTCCAGCGCCTCGCGCACCGCCGCGTCCCCGCGGCCCCGGCTGCGCTCGTACGCCTCCCGGGCCCGCTGGAGCCGCTGCATCTGCAGGCGCCTCCCGCCACGCGACGGGCAGGGGGTCGGCGCCCCCGGCCTCCAGGGTGTGGCCCGACGCCCACGCGCGCAGGATCTCCACCGACCACTGCTCGAGCTGCGGGCCGACGCCCCCGCCTCCCGCCGCCGGTCGCGGTAGAAGTCGTCGAGGTCGCGCAGCACCCACTCGAACACCGGGCTGGAGGGGGCGAGGTGGGTGGTCTGGTCGCCGTGCTCGCGCGCGTACGCCTCCGGGTCGGCGACCTCGATCCGCCGGCCGGGTTCACCGGCCATGGGGGGCAGTTCCACGACGATGCAGCTCCGCTGCCGCACCGATCACTCTGCGTGCACCGCTCGTCCTGCGCCGAGAAGCTGCTCGCCCGTGAGCGGGGGGTCAACGGTCCAGGGACCGCGGGTAGCCTCCTGCCGTGCCGAAGATCCCCAGCCCCGCCCTCGTCGCCCCCGCCGTCCTCGGGGGGTACGCCGTCGGCCGGGCCACCGGGAACCGGCGGCTGGCCGGGGTCGCGCTGGCCGCCGGGGTCGGCGCGGCCCTGCCTCGCTGGGCGCAGGGCTCCCCCGTCCTCGCCGCGGCCCTGACCGCGGGCACCGTGGGCCTCGTGGGCGTCTCCCACCCCCTGTCGAAGCGGCTGGGACCGTGGCCGGCGGTGCTGACGACGACGGCCGCCGCGGCGGTGCTGGCCGGGATCGGCGACGCGTTGGCCGCACGCTCCGGCGCCGCCGGATCGTGACGCCCGCGGGGGCCGACTGGCGCACCCTCGCTTCCCGGACCCCGGCCACCCTCCTGCTGACCGGGACGACCGTCCTGTGGGCCTCGGCGGACCTGCAGCGCCTCGTGGGGGCCGACCCCCAGCTCCTCGTGGGTCGCGACGTCCTGGACCTCGTGGTCGAGCACGACCGAGCGCGGGCCCGGTCGGCGCTGGCCGAGGCGGTGCGCCGTCCCGGTGAGCGTCTGGGACCGCTGCGGGTGCGGCCCCGGCAGCGGCCGGACCTGCGGGTCGAGGTGGTGGCCCGCGCCCGGGGCGCGGGCCACGTCGTCCTGGCGGTCTGGGACGTCTCCGAACGCGTCGCCGCCGAACGGTCCCTGGAGCACCGCGCGTCCCACGACGTCCTGACGGGGCTGCCCAACCGGGCCCTGCTGGCCGAGCGGTGGGAGCGCTCGCGGGCGCGGGCCGGCCCCGCGGCGCGGACGTTCGTGCTGCTGTGCGACGTCGACGGCCTCAAGGAGGTCAACGACCGGTGCGGTCACCGCGCCGGCGACGCGCTGCTCGTGGAGGTGGCCCGGCGGCTGGCCGCCGAGGTCAGGCCGGGTGACACCGTCGCGCGCCTGGGCGGGGACGAGTTCGTCGTGCTCGTCGACGCGGTCCCGCCCGAGCACGTCGAGGCGCTGGTCCGGCGGCTGCGCCGGACCGTCCTGCGGGCTCAGGAGGGCGCGGACGTCCGGTTGTCGGTGGGGTGGGCGGCCGACGACGCCGACCGTTCCTTCGAGGCGGTGCTGGCCGAGGCCGACGGGCGCATGTACGAGGACAAGCGCGCGAACCGCGGGGTCACGGGCGGGTCGCCGTGAGGTCGCGCACCTCGGCGTAGCGCTCGCGGACGCCCGGGGTGGGGTCGGCCTCGAACGTCTGCGAGCGCCCGAGCGACCACGCGGGCGGCGCGTCCCCGCCGGCGAGGACCCAGGCGGCCTGCCGGGCGGCGCCGTCGGCCACGTACTCCCCCGGCTCGGGGACGACGACGGGCCGCCCGAGCACGGCCGGGGCCAGGACGCGGACGGCCTCGGAGCGGGCCCCGCCGCCGACGAGGACGACGCGCCCGATCCGGCACCCCTGCTCGACGAGCGCGTCGAGGCCGTCGGCGAGCCCGCACAGCAGGCCCTCGACCGTGGCGCGGGCCACGTGGGCCGGCGTGGAGGTCGCCAGCGTGAGCCCGTGCAGGGCGCCCGTGGCGTCCGGGCGCACGGGGGTGCGCTCGCCCTCCAGGTAGGGCACGAGGACCAGCCCGCCGCTGCCGGCGGGCGCCGACAGGGCCAGCCGGGACAGCTCGGCGTGGTCGACGCCGAGCATGCGCGCCGCGGAGTCCAGGACGCGCGCCGCGTTGAGGGTGCAGATTAGCGGCAGGTACCGCCCGGTGGCGTCGGCGAACCCGGCGACCAGGCCGCTGGGG
This region includes:
- a CDS encoding metal-sensitive transcriptional regulator, which encodes MTALTPTTPPGYADTKTAQLKRLRRIEGQVRGLQRMVEEDSYCIDVLTQVSAATKALEAVALSLLEEHLAHCVRDAIAHGGEEAEAKIKEASAAIARLVRS
- a CDS encoding heavy metal translocating P-type ATPase — translated: MATRNDDPRLETRPSAVDPVCGMSVDPATTTSAEHDGTTYSFCSPGCRAAFSEDPDRYVATHHDHAGHDHAGTSTKVAVQAGPGEAVEHTCPMHPEVRQDGPGSCPICGMGLEPVVITAQTGPSHELIDMRRRFWIGLALALPVFALEMGRHFIPAVHDAIPSDVSTWIQFALATPVVLWAGWPFFVRGAASVRTRHLNMFTLIAMGTGVAWVFSTVATVAPGIFPAAFHDEMGAVDVYFEAAAVITVLVLLGQVLELRAREQTSGAIRALLDLTPKTARRLDDTGEETEVNLDDVGLGDRLRVRPGEKVPVDGTVLEGRSSVDESLVTGESMPVTKTDGDRVLGGTINSAGSLIVRADAVGRDTMLSRIVAMVAEAQRSRAPIQRLADKVSAVFVPVVIAVAVIAFVVWAVAGPDPRLAHALIVAVAVLIIACPCALGLATPMSIMVGVGRGARSGVLIKNAEALERLEKVDTLVVDKTGTLTEGRPSVDRVILVPAVTTDDEAVEAEVLRLAAAVEKGSEHPLGEAVVRAAQQRGLAVPVVQDFEAPAGRGVSGVVDGQRVAIGSAGLLSSMGLDAGPAQAVADEVRSTGAIAVLVAVEDEVRAVIAIADQVKDSTATALQQLREAGLDIVMLTGDNRVTAQAVAAGLGIDRVEAEVLPDRKSDVVQRLRAEGRVVAMAGDGVNDAPALAAADVGIAMGSGTDVAMESAGVTLLQGDLTAIVRARRTSQLTMRNIRQNLLFAFVYNAAGIPLAAGVLYPVSGLLLSPVIAAAAMALSSVSVITNALRLRTQRL
- a CDS encoding DUF305 domain-containing protein, with product MRTTTPTTRAARTTRPAARPLARVVALGAAATLSLVLAACGGDDAGSMDHSSMASESSTTSASPSAGATSSVDAEHDDQDVMFAQMMIVHHQGAVEMAQMATTQASSQQVEDLAAEIEAAQRPEIEEMTSWLNAWGAPATAAPSMTPMTGGTAGGVEGMDRSSTSGMPGMTSEEQMTQLQNATGTDFDRVFLQLMIEHHTGAVQMAQTEQQRGSNPQAQELADSIVTSQSGEIEQMKQMLTALG
- a CDS encoding DUF6153 family protein — translated: MSGTRRPVWTSTVPRVLLVLAVVLGLCAMHVLAAAVSRHHTAVPGASVSTSPAPAVDHAESVTSLQGTDHEHHRSTGDCVLFLSAGVALLVVLLAWATAQALRPSYRLTDPWLDQVIAATPWRGPPPWHWPRVSLCVIRV
- a CDS encoding ArsR/SmtB family transcription factor, translating into MSEDAKRCTLGVDSQYVEVAAEVFSLLSDPTRIRIVLALRGQELSVNHLADVVGKSPTAVSQHLSKLRWGRMVATRQDGNRVFYRLVDEHARNLVAEAVYQAEHALEPQTAHQRAGVDGAPVHTHRSVGVDAPATSSPTSTGECPVR
- a CDS encoding heavy metal translocating P-type ATPase, which translates into the protein MTSVLAPRPDLERAGRVLPRPPSILRTGLQLPEVRWAGLALVLFLVGGALQLTGAPTWAYWAAYLTCYAAGGWEPGWAGLQALREKTFDVDLLMVLAAVAAAGIGQVLDGALLIVIFATSGAVEAIITQRTADSVSSLLTLTPEQATRLDPATGTEQDVDVADLAVDDLVLIRPGERIGADGTVVEGLSEVDQQAITGESVPVPRGPGDEVLSGTVNGTGALRVRVQREAGESVIARVVAMVEQASATKATTQLFIEKVEQRYSLGVVVATLVVLALPVVFLDSSFEDALLRAITFMIVASPCAVVLATMPPLLSAMANAGRHGVLVKSATVMEAVGRTTVFAFDKTGTLTEGTPEVTRVITAGRLSRDQVLRTAAAAEQFSEHPLGRAVLRAAHERRLQIPAASEFQSLPGRGVVASVDGHAIRVERAEHPRGDVGIGTVVGVHLDEALVGTITLVDRLRPDSAAAVAAAAALTGKPVHLLTGDDEPAAADVAARTGIGAVHARLLPQDKSRVVTQLQDAGERVLLVGDGVNDAPALATAAAGVAMGRRGSDLALDTSDAVVVRDEVDAVPRLVALSRRAHRIVVANLVVAATFIVVLVTWDLVGHLPLPLAVAGHEGSTVVVALNGLRLLRAGAWEQRCLDAGPSPTS
- a CDS encoding polymorphic toxin type 4 domain-containing protein, coding for MELPPMAGEPGRRIEVADPEAYAREHGDQTTHLAPSSPVFEWVLRDLDDFYRDRRREAGASARSSSSGRWRSCARGRRATPWRPGAPTPCPSRGGRRLQMQRLQRAREAYERSRGRGDAAVREALERLRVEAVKADEVLRASGFEVTPVGDQPEVLPPGRPAPAGSVAEPGSARALSDAARARAQALGPLPAASAVDVFTALEVSQPEFLAEGALRESLSRGEVPGVGLEGCTLGGSGIRGLGTDPHGLAARLADLVAGWQRAHLVGPGFGPEEFLGLLLAPEGVSSRRSGGGSSCSCGPCATRA
- a CDS encoding GGDEF domain-containing protein, which encodes MTPAGADWRTLASRTPATLLLTGTTVLWASADLQRLVGADPQLLVGRDVLDLVVEHDRARARSALAEAVRRPGERLGPLRVRPRQRPDLRVEVVARARGAGHVVLAVWDVSERVAAERSLEHRASHDVLTGLPNRALLAERWERSRARAGPAARTFVLLCDVDGLKEVNDRCGHRAGDALLVEVARRLAAEVRPGDTVARLGGDEFVVLVDAVPPEHVEALVRRLRRTVLRAQEGADVRLSVGWAADDADRSFEAVLAEADGRMYEDKRANRGVTGGSP